A stretch of DNA from Prinia subflava isolate CZ2003 ecotype Zambia chromosome 21, Cam_Psub_1.2, whole genome shotgun sequence:
AGTTTGGAAAGGAGGGGTTTGCTTCTTGAAAACCAGCTAAAAAAGcaatttcagcagaaatttgGCAGATTTGGGTTCACTGAGTCACAGTGGGTGCTGGCACCCCCAAAACCGAAGGGCTGAGCAGCCCaaggagagcagccctgagttAATTAGGAGAAACAAGCAGATTATGGGGAAGACAGCttctatttatatataaatacttCAGTAATCAGCAGTGAAGGGCAAGGGAAATCCAATAGAAATATGTGGCTGCTTAAGAAGCTTTTTGAGCAAAACGTTACACAATCAGTTGCATTTGCCTGGGTCTCGCTCCAAGCCCCAAGAAAttaaggggaaagaaagagtgACCCTgagcagaaggaaggagaagggatttGTAGAAGCTTCTGCCCTTCAGATAAGAGGGAATTTTGGGAGCCTAAATGGAGATGTCAAGGGTGCTAGCAGCTGGCTTCAACCTCGAGTGCCCCACAGAGCCATCCACACCCCACAATGCTGGGGGTTAAAGTGGAAGCAGAATCACGTACAGGTGAATTTCCCTTGGAAAGGAGATGACTGGGGGTTAAAATGGAAGAACAGTCATGTACAGGTGAATTTCCCTTGGAAGGAGATACCTGGGGGTTAAAATGGAGGCACAGTCATGTACAGGTGAATTTCCCTTGGAAAGGATATCCTTGGGGGTTAATGTGGAAGAACAGTCACATACAGGTGAATTTCCCTTGGAAAGGAGATGACTGAGGGTTAACATGGAAGCACAGTGATGTACAGGTGAATTTCCCTTGGAAGGAGATGCCTGGAGCCTGGCAGTGTTCCCGGGGCGGTGCTGTCAGTGGGTGCTGACACGGAGCAGAAATAGCTGCCGGCCGCCCCCCGATTTCACACGTCGCCCTCGCTGCCTCCCGCGGCTCTGCCTCACCCCAGCTCAGCGCAGGCtctgggggggctctgggcaccCGCAGGTGCCCTCTGCTGAGGAGCACCTGAACCACGGCGTTCAGTGGCAATCACACGGCCGGGTGCTCACCTTGGGGCTGGGAGCTCTCCCAGCACCTGGGGTTTGTGTCCTTTGGCGTTGTTtcccctcccagggcagctgcactgAGATTTGGGGATTTGTTTATCCTCAGGGTGATATAAAGCCTGAGGCTGAGGTTTGGGGGGTGTCTCAGAGGAGGGATGGGTGCAGAGCTGGGGTACCCTGTCAGTGAGCTggctgtcccagtgctgtgcctttggggtggctgctgtccctgtaGAGTCATTCCCTATACAAAGAAGGAGGATGGAAATTTTTCCCCTTGCCTGCAAGGGAGCAGAATCACTGCCCAGTGCTCACTGGTGAGTGTTTTGCTTCAGCTCTGGGTGTGCCTGTGGCTTTGCAgtgtgggttttgggggttgCATTTAAATCAGGAGAACCAACCCCTCTTGTGCAAaccttttctcattttctctttctgtaactttctggttttctctttctctaCCTGTAACTGTAAAGTTACCTTTGCCATGGGAAgtttgtgctgggctgggatgagTCCTGCAGGTGCTTTGTGCCCTCCATGTGCACCCTCTTGGGGGTTTCCTTTTGATTGTTAAAATCATTAAATCTCCTCAAGACACAGATACGATATTCCCATATTTAAAAAGACAAGCTAGAGGTCTGTGGGCTTCTCTGCTCATTAAATGAGAGGATTTCTCAGCTTTTCATTGTGGTTTTTAATCCTTTCTTTGTACAAGGCAGGAAAACAAGGGCCACGGGTAGTGAGACCATATGGGTTTgtggggcaggaaggagctggagtcAAAACATcagccccagtgcagcaggcacagctcctgggaatCCTGGAAGAGAATCCTGGAAAGGAAACCTGGAAAGGAAATCTGTAAAGGGTGTAAATCCTTTGGGAAAAGTGACTTGGTTGGCACTGCAGGTTCTTACAGCCCCTCTCTGGCCACGTGCTCACTGACAGCCGGGGAGTTGAGCTAAATCCAAAGCACTGCAACGGGCACGAGCCACGCGTCTTGGGGCATCAACAATGTGTTTTGGGGCACGAACAACGTGTTTTAGGGCATCCACCATGTGTTTTAGGGCATCCACCATGTGTTTTAGGGCATCCACCATGTGTTTTAGGGCATCCACCATGTGTTTTAGGGCATCCACCATGTGTTTTAGGGCATCCACCATGTGTTTTAGGGCATCCACCATGTGTTTTAGGGCATCAACCATGTGTTTTAGGGCATCCACAATGTGTTTTAGGGTGAGCTGCCCCGTGCCAAGCTGCCAGCAGGTTGGCCAAAGgctctcctggtgctgctgtggtgctgaAGGCAGCGCTCAttcccccaggggctgcactgggagcccagggctgaTGCTCACCTACAGCTGTCCTGCTCCACAGAGGCTCCCCAGGAGCCCAAGCCCTGCAAGATTCTTTCCCAGCACCTGTTTGGttaaaaggctttaaaaatggTTTTTCCCCCAGGACTAACCCCAGTTGCAGGCCTGGAAGGGGCAGCAGGCGAGTGTTGGATGCCATggggctgtgtgcaggctgcTCGCTGGCTTTGGGGGTCCTGGCAGCTTTTTTACAGGTGTTAAAGGTTGAATTCCTGCTGGTTTGGGTCTCTCTACAAGGATGGTGAAGGGATGGGGTCAgtcctgctgcaggggtggTGTCACCTTGTGTTTAGGAGTGGCTGCACCGTGTCCTGGTCCAGACCCCAGCTATGATTTAAGGACCCTGCGTGGCTTCGGGCCGCGGTTCCCGCtcacttttcccctctcctcgAGCCTGCACACGCTGCTGCCGCTTATGCAAGCGCCGGGAGCCTTGTGTAACAGAGCCGCGGGGGtggggccgggccccgccggcaTCCGCACGCCCGGAGCATCCCCACCCTGGCTCTCCCTCCAGAGCATTCCCGGCGTTTTCCCGGCGTTCAGGACTGCGGGATGGCTGCTCGGGGGTCTCGGAGCTGTTTGCACCCGGCTGGAGCCAGGGAAGGGCGTAGCAGAGCTCCGGGCCTCACAGCTGGGAATTAAACTGGGAATGCTGGTGCACCTGGAACGGGCTGCCAGGGACCCGCGCCCAGCAGGGGCGGTGGGGTGGGGTCTCCCTGAAGGGGCTGTCCTGGAGGGTTTGTGATGGgccacagctcccagagctcagcctcCCCTCGCTCCCAGGGTGCAAAGTGATTTTCTGTACCAAACCCCATTTTTTGGTGCTGGTGGGGTCCCCCCGAGCTCCCCCCTCGTTCCTGCATCCCAACACCCGCGGCCGCTCCGGGGCCGAACCTGTTGCTATGGAAACTGGCTGTGGATGCTGAGGATGCTGCCGGGGTCTCATCCTGATCCTGCCTTTCCTTATCCTGCAGTGCAGGGATGGTGCTTCAGCCTGGGATGAGGCTGGGATCAACCCCACATGGAGAATCCCGGCAGGTTAAACACCTCGGGGGGTTAAACCCAGCTATAAAGTGTCCCACGCCCGTGCATTTGTCCAGATCCAGCTGGAATAACCCAAGGGCAGCTTTCCTAAGGCACCTCCTCCAAACCCAGCCACCTCCTGCAGTTTTGCACCCTCTGGGGATGTTGTGGGATGCTGTGGCTTGGAAAGGGCTGGGCCTGGATCACATCCAGGTGGGAACTGAGCCTCATCCCAGCTCCACCACCCTCCAATGTGGTGTCCCAGAATGAGACTTCACCcctgggcaggctctgctctgtgtggcttccctgctctgtgaccGATGGGAATTGGTGCCTCGTGTTTAAAACGATGCTAAGCTGAGAAAACACTAATTAATTAGAGCTGGCTGGAAAATCCCAAGTGCTTCCTTGCTATGGCATCAGCAAGAacctcctctgtgtgtgtgtgtgcttcctcctccaaaaatacatattttaaagaacACTTTAAACCCTTCCAAGGTCCCCAGGTCTGGCTTTTCTGGGGTgctgctgtgtccagccctTGTGGGACCACCAGGAATTTGGGGGGCTCACGGGGCTGCTGCGGGCTCAGCCCCACCACGTGTCTCTTAGTCACGgagtatttatttatatttgagCAGGTTTGGAGCAAAAATGGGAAACAGGAGTTGTGTGGAGGGGAGGACACAAACAGGCTGCACCGGCTGCCCGGGCTGAGTCAGAGCTGGATCAGCCCCATCTCCACACCCGTGACTCACCGTGGGTATTTCGGAGTGTTGTGTCACATGGCCTCTTCGGGGGTTTATTTTGGTGGTTTggttattttcctttattttcttttattccccCCACCCCGAGAAGGGGCTGATGCTTCGAGTCGtgcacacagagctccagggacTCTGGGGTGTTCCCACTTTGCCCCCTTTGCCCGTGGGAAAGGGTGGGCAGGGTGGGACCCCTGCAAAGGAAAGGGCTCATGCAGGTGTCACATTTATCTCTgcaaaaattatatatatacactattGTATGTATTATGTAATGCCAGATATATTACATAATATTATATAGAGTTATATAATGTAATACTATATCTATTAATAATTGAGGTGGTGTATCATGGAGGGGAGCCCAAACTCCTCATGTTCTTCATATTCCTTCGTGTTCCTGGTGTTGCATCACCAACACCAATTTAACCGGGCAATTGTTATCACAGGCACATCCTGCTGAAACTCAGGGGAGGAATTGTCTTGGAAAAATCTGTGGCAGGGAATCTTCCAAAGCCAGCGAGGCTGGGAACTGGGGCAGCCCTGAGAAGGCAGTGGCCATTCTCACCTGCCCACCGAGGATCTGAAAACACCCAAATGTGAGGCAGCACAGACATCCCGACCTCCCAAAAAATCCAATCCCCCTCCCAAACACTGACTATTGCTCTGGGAAGGCTTTGGCCGGGTTgcagagcctggtgctgctcccaggTTTGGGTTTTATCTGAGCACGGGCTGCTGTGTTTGGCTCCAGCTGGAATTCCTCTCGGTTTTTTGGGTGAGGTGTCTCCCACTTGTTATTGTCATGCAACAGTTTGACACCTGGAGCGGTGTGTAAATGAAGATGTCTGATGTTTCCCTCCTTAGCGGGAACGGCTATTTAGAATATCCTATAACTCCAGGCGAAATGAAAATGAGGAGCCTGGGGAGGCAGGCAGCTCCACTCCCAGGCTCCccgaggcagcagcagcagggattcCGGGATTTTCTTGCAGAATATTCCCAAGGTGAGGAATGCCACATCATGGGAGTGTCTTCTTGACCCCTCCATAAAATTCCTGATGAGCCCAGGAAGGATTCTGCCTGTGGGGCAGCATTTCCCTGTCCTCTGGGGATGTTTAGCTTGGGGTGGGACACACAAAATTCCTGCTCGTGCTCAGCACAAGTCAGGGCAGGTGAGTGGCTGGACCAGATTTGGGAAAAGTGTCCCTGTTCCCAGTGGGGTCCTGGTGTGGGGATGCCCCTGGAGACACCAAGAGAGCTCAGAGaaaaccctgccctgcctttccccagtcctgctgcctCCGTGGATTTGCccattttggattttttgggtgCCAATGTGTGTCCAAATGTCCTGCCTGAATAAATCAGTGGGGAGCACAGAGTCTCAGTGGCCTCTGGTGGCTGTGGGACAAAGGTCCCAGGGaaggggcacccacagccccccaaAGAAGCAACACTGGGGCTCCATCCCACCAGAGGCCAATCTTCCCATGGGGAGACCCAAAGGCAAAGCTCCCAAAAAAGCTCCAAGGCCAAGACTGATGGGGGAGCATCCAGGATGGTGCtgcatcccaaatccctctcggccagccccattccctggcagggatggatggagagaTTTCAGGCAGCTAATGGGTTTTTCTCATTCCTGTGttaaaaagcagggaaaaaactCAAGTTTTTAAGGAAGGTAAAGTTTCTTTCAcgtctttttccatttttcatttttctaaagTGTATTTTCTGTCTAATGCCACAAtacaaaacacaaaccccagcGGTGAAAACAGTCGAGCACATGGATCAAAAAGGGTTTGATACTGTTAAAATGACCATTTTTGTGTCTTCCCCACCAAAGGTCACTAAAGCTGCTTCCCTCTGAGTAATTGTGATTTTTCAacaagggaagagggaagaactgacccattttttccccaaacccaCAGCATTTGGGGGCAGGATGGagcatcccctcctgcagcccatgctgtccctcctctctcccccccatgataaataaattactttagGAGTGCTGGCCTAGTTTAACATGCCCTAGTTTTGAtggaggaggggaaagaaaaaaaaaaaagagagagagagagaatctTTATTTTGGGCAGTTGCTTCATGGGTGTCCTTTTGGGAAGAGCTTTGGGGGCCTCACCCActccccctgctctgctttgccctGGCTGCAACACACTGCCCTCAATTTCggtttcttttttctgagtTACTGTCTAGGTGATGTGGGAGATGAGGGGTGGGGACACTGATCCAGCCCCCAAATCTTTGCCCATTGCTCTGAGCCCCCCAGGACTGGGGGGGCTTCCAGGGCTCCTCAGAGCCTGTGGAAAACGAGCAGCTTCAGAGGTGAATAAAGCTGGGgtgacagggcagggctggctttgCTGCAGTTAACACCTTCCCCCAAGGCCAAAATCCCTGGGAAAATGGGATTAAAGCCTGGATTTGGGCATGGGAGTGGGATTTAATAACGCTCTGGGTGCCACTGGCACCTTTGCCCCTCTCTCGTCCCTCCTGCACCCTGCTCTTCCAAAGGTGCCAAGTTTCCTCCGCTAAACAAACCTGCAAATAGCTCTTTtctatacattttattttttcctctttttttttttccacacccCTGCCAAAACAAGCAGCCCATATGGGCAGGGTTGGGTGGGGATTTTAGCAGTTTCCATGGGGATttggctctggagctgctgggtgctggctcctggggttTGGTTCggttttgtgatttgtttttttttttttttccttctgatccCTGTAACCGGAGCGTGGTGATGGCACCGGGCTCCCTTCCCGAGCTCCGGCATCTCCCAGCCAAGGTCACCGGGGAGACCGCAGGCAGCCGCCGCCTGCGTTGGGCCATCTGTTAAATAATGTATGCAATAAACTCCTGCCCCGGGGCCAGCTTAATCCTTAAATCCTCCTCCAGAACACCATCTCCCGGCCGTGCGGGATGCCCGGCTCGGTCCCTTGGGCGCGTCTTTCCCCACCCATCCCTCTTGaatccctctctcctctcccctccgCCCCGCACGCCGGCTCGCCGGGCTCTCCTGCTCCATTATTTATGTGCTGTGCATGAAAGATGCATATAAAAGAGCGGTTTATAATTTAGCAGAATCTCCTCTTCTTTCAGCCTCCCTTCCCCCGCTGGCTTCAGGCTTCCTCTGGTTCATCCCGGCCTCTCCCGGGCATccaggtgttttttggggggatcccggggctgtgcctgccctcgGAGCACCATGGGTGGGGCCGGGTTTCAGGGTGGTTAAAGTGCTCAGAAGTCTTTTGATGTACGGAATAAAGTGGGAAATTTGGTTTGGCGGACTCAaagatggggttttttatgaAAAAAGGGGCTTTTTGGTAAACTTAATTAACCCAGGGCTGCCTCCAGCCCATGGGTTTGTGTCTAACGAGCTCCCAAGCGCTGCGTCCTCGGCACATGGGggatgctctgctcctctggctgtgtctgctctcccagagccctgggctcACCCCCAGATGCTGACTGGGGCAAAAAACATtaatttgggaggaaaaaactcCCTTCTGGGAGCCACCTCTTTGGAGGTGCAGCAGGTCCCCCAGCAGAGAAAATCCTGGGGCCAAAACTGCGTGAGCCGAGTCCAACCCACAGAGCTGCGACCTTGGAGCTGAACttgctggagagaaaaaaagaaaataattggggattttttcaaGGGAGCAATTTAGCAAAGCTCCTCATCGTATCCTGGATGTGGGAGAGCCTGTGTGGGtttaaaaaggagcaaaaaataGGAAAGCCAGTGGGGAGGGGAGCGTTGTGCAGCCTTCACACCCCAAAAACGGGGtagcagctccctgtgccaccccaaATTAATCCATCTGCCCCCCAGGTCATCCTGTACaaatcccagctcagcagcatccTGCTTTTATTGCAATATGTGATTTTCTTTGCAATAAAATCCCACCCCTGGATCTGTTTCCCATCCATGATTATACTCATGTTCCCCGGGCACAAAGGTTGCCTGTGCCCTCAGCAGGGTGAGCAGAAGGGATAATGGCCTTTTTTAACaccaggatttggggtttcGGGGGAAGGGAGGCAATATTAGGATGAAAATGCCCATTTTCCACACCTTTCCCATGACTGAAGGGGAAGCCACCTTTTATTCCCCAACCCCAACAGCCGTTTTCAGGACCAAACGctgaatttttcctttaaatttgtGCCCCTGAAGCACTTTCccatcaaacaaaaaaaatcccacaaataaatattatttacaaTTAGTTATTCAGCATGAACAGGGGTCTGTGCCAGCGGGTGGGGAGGTTTTCCTTCATTATTTTGGGATTCTTTGGGTGGTCAGGGAGGGGTGCTCACGGCGCTGGGCCCTGGCAGCCCATGGGAAAACACGGCAGATCCgcatttataatttttttttttccgttttgtttcattttcctttttattcgGACATTGCAGAAATAGCCCTGTGTAGTGGATAAAAGTGCAACATACACAATATttaagaaaaggaggaaagaaaaacctgcCTTGAGGTCTGTCAGTCAATCGCAAACAGAAACAAGAACCAAGCCTGGGCGCCAGAGGCGCTTTTTGTTTCCCCCCcgcttttttttccccttttgttttttatgCACATCATGCAAAATagttaaaaagaaagattaGAAAAGAGAAGTCAGAGAAAACCCCACGAGAGATCGACCGAGCCCTAGAAAGAGCAGagagctctgagtgctgctCATCTCAGGGAGGGAATCGCTGCCCTCCAGCATCTCCAAGTGTTTGGCACTCTTGTGATtacattaaataatttctttttatatatatgttttaataCAGTCTATTAAAGAGAGGAAACTGCCacaatataaggaaaaaaataaaaaaaaacaaaccaagatcACCCACACTACAGACTGCATGGTAGTTAGAAAAGCTGAGcatcccccccaccccccataCATATAAAATCTGTCCCTTTGCTCACAGCAACCAAGtacaagctttaaaaaataaaccagcaatTCTTCCTTCAGGCCTTTCCTTTATAAAAGTTTTGGTTTTCCCCCTCGAGAACCTTAAAACGTGactaaaattaaatatatatatatatctattttATATAATTTCCCAACATCCAAAGACATcaacataaaaaaagaaaaaacaaaaagaaactcaTACAGAAGGGGATAGCGTGGTACATCCAAGTGCACGGATTCATTTTTGCAAGATTAAATAATGTAAACAAGGTGCCCGCTGGGAACAACCCTGGCCGGAGGGAGACCCCAGGGGCTGTCCCCCTCCATCTCCCGCTGCCCCCTCTCCTCTTACCCCCCCGATCTAGCGCGGCACAAGGTTCATCACCCGAGGAGAGCGATCCCGAGTCACTCAGAGCCGCGGCGGGACTCCTCCGTCCATCCCTCGGGGTGGGGGCTTGGAAGCAGGTGACAATTTTCCCGATTACACatctatattttttaatttattatcaTTTTTTGGAGTCGCGGCTGGGCTCCGCTCGCTCCCCGCCCTCCCGTCCGGACGTGCCGCGGGACTGCGGGCGGCGCTGGCGGAGCTCGGGCGGTCGCTGCGGGGTTGGGGGTTCATTTCTTGCCGGTCACCTGTGCCATTGTAAACCGACCCCGCCCCGGCCTTCAGCCCAGCGTCCCCGGGGAGGCTTTAAACACCGGGAGGGGCCTTTTCGGAGAGGTTTTGCAGCACATCGTCGATTCTATCATCTTCAATAACCACTAGAAAGCAGAAAGAGACACAAGCGCGGTGAATTTTCTGCCGCCGTGCTCCCCTCGCCCAAGGTCACCCTGGGGGAGTTGGGGGGTCCCACATCCCCGGTGTGGCTGCTGGCAAAGCCACACGGCGCCCCACACGCTGCGGGGAGCCTGGGGCACCCGTCCCGACCCCAGGGAGTGTCCCCAGCATCGCACGGGTGCCCCGTCCCCGGGGACACCTGGCAAAGGGCACGGCCCCAGGGAAGGTGCCCtcacctctctgccctgctgatgGTCCCCAGGGATGATGCgctgtccctggggagggtCCCTGCTGCCCTACACCCGGTGGAGTGCCCAGGGCACAGTGTCCTGTCCCCAGGGAAGATCCCGGCTCCCCAACACCCTGGTGACAGTCCTTGGGACGTGACGCCTGccatcctgcagggagcctggtGCATCGTGCCCCGTCCCCGGGGAcgcctcctgctgccctgcatcCCCGAAAAGTGCTcgatgctccatccctggagaagATCCACGGACCACGATGCCCGACAGTCCTCAGGGAGGTCGGTGCACCGTACCCTGTCCCTGGGGACGGCCCCCAGTGCTCCGCATCCCTCGAGAAGGTCCTCGGGACACGATGCCCGACATCCTCAGGGAGCCCGGTCACCGTGTCCCGTCCCTGAGGATGGTTCCCGGTGTCCCGCATCCCCGGGGAAGATCCCCGGTCCACGATGCCCGATACCCCGCGGGATACCCGCTGCATCCCGCCGCCTCCCTGGGGCCGTGCCCCGCATCCCGGGCAGCCCGCGGCGCTCCCCGCTCCCTCCGGCACCCACCTCTCTTGCTGCGGCCGATCTGCCCCAGCTTGGGCGGCCGCTTGCCCTGCCCGCCGGCCAGGAGCCCGTCGCCGCCGCGGAGGCGAACGGGGAAGGGCAGCTGCCCCACGGCCGCGTCCCCCGCCAGCTGCCCCTCGCCGTAGGGCGGCCCCTCCGACatgggggcggcggggggggacccgccgccgccgccgccccccgacAGCCTCCCGGGGCGCGGGGCCCGcgggcccggggcagcggcgcAGCGGGCGCGGGGCAGCCGCCCCGTCACATCCCGGCCCGGCCGGCGCTGCTCGCGGCTCcgcggctgcggcggcggctccggcggcggcggcgataGAGGAGCGGGAGGCGGGaccgggcggggcggggcgggaccGGCTCGGCCCCCGGCAGCGGCGTGGCACCGCCCCGGCGGGCTGATCCCGCACCCCGGGGATccgcggggctgccccgccGCCTGCTCCGCAGCGTCCCCGGGGAGCGCCGAGCATCCTCGAGGAGTTGGGACCTACCCCGCAGGCTCCCCGCGGAGCACGGAGCTGTCCCGGAGTATCCTCGGGGTGTCCCGCGGCATCCCTGGAGACCCCAAGCTCCCTAGCAGACACCCTGCGGAGCCCGGAGCTGCCCCGCTTCATCCTCTGTTCCCCAACCCGCCCTCAGCACCCCTGGGGAGTCCGGAGCTGCCCTACAAGGATGCTTGGGGAGATTAGGTGGCCCCAGAGCACTttggggagcccagagctgccccacagccacatCTGGGGAGCCTAGAGTACCCCACAGATGCGTTTAGGGAGTTCAGAGCAGGTCCCCCCCAGCCACTCGTGGAAAGTGTGGAACTAAACCCTCCACCCCGCTAGGGAGCCCAGGCCTGTGCCCAGGAGcgctggcacagccccacatGTGCCCTGCAGGGCCCAGCAGAAATGAGGATCTGGGGGCCTCTGGCACTCCGTGGGGGGCTGCAGCgtggggggacagggggctgTGGGCCCCCAGGACCCATCCCTGAACCAGAACTGCACTGGGGCACTGCAGGACTCAGGAGTCACCGTGAGCTTTCCGTGGGGTTTTCTATGCAGAGTTGCCACAACAGCGTGGGTCACTGGGGTTATTGCCTGGCAAGGTGAGCGAGGGGAAGGTTGGGATAACATTTTGGAACAGAGCACAGCTGTGTCGAGTGTGTTCAGGCATCTGTGGTGCATCTCCCACAAAGTGGAGCAGGAGGACAGtagcaacagcagcaaagaaCCCGTTTGTGCAAGGCTGAGTTACAGATTTCTCTGGAATCGGGAGCCTGGCTCATTTTGGGGCCGAGCAGAACGGGGGCACAGGAAGGACAAGGCTGGGGTGGCTGTcccggggctgctcccatcTCCAAGCCCTCGTTTGCTGAAATCCtcagcccccagagctgcacaagcccctctccctgcacccCCGCCCACCCCCGAGCTGTCAGCTCCTTACATAAGGTTGCAGCTACACCCGAGATATCACAGGGAAAGCTTGGAAACAGGAGGAGAAGGGTAACGGGGAagcacagcccctccagggcgTATTTTTAGGCTTTGCCTGATGCTGCATTCCTGGGCAAAAACGGGCCTGTGTCCTGCACAGTTCTGAGGGGGATTGACcttgctgctgtccccagggaggggatGAGGCTTTTTGGGGTGCTTGGtcccctggagaggagggaCACCCCTTAAAGCAGATGGGATGCTGTCGTTTCAATCTTTATTCTGGGTTTTCGGGCTGCAGTGTGGCTTTTTGAGCTGTGTTCTGGCTGTTCCCTCCGGGATTCTGATTTGCAGGCTGCCTtgccctgcaggcagccacTGCCACCTACAGCTGGTGGGGTGCagccctttccctttcctggtTATCTCTGGGATAACCAGG
This window harbors:
- the CAMK2N1 gene encoding calcium/calmodulin-dependent protein kinase II inhibitor 1 → MSEGPPYGEGQLAGDAAVGQLPFPVRLRGGDGLLAGGQGKRPPKLGQIGRSKRVVIEDDRIDDVLQNLSEKAPPGV